A region of Leptidea sinapis chromosome 4, ilLepSina1.1, whole genome shotgun sequence DNA encodes the following proteins:
- the LOC126979916 gene encoding putative nuclease HARBI1 — translation MSFESFIEYMYDSPYDYLSRRYLRDAENPMEIYDENEFRIRFRFTKNIVASFLLPLLFQNTGDSKRGLPIPPVIQMLAALRFYATGNFQIVCGDLHQISQSVVSKIVANVSKALALKIRRFIKFPDVPEQANVKIQFHRVAGFPGVIGCIDCTHIPIKNPNRQNGEVFRNRKGWFSINVQIVCGPRMEIYDIVARWPGSVHDSRIFNNSRCYMRFEEGEIAGLLIGDSGYAQSPYMYTLVHNPQSQPEFKYNRAHISTRNIIERFNGVWKRKFACLNRKLQNNLANTCNIIVACAVLYNISIETNQEMIEPLTNLAVVPVPHTGDTAQGSVIRAAFIARHFS, via the exons atgtctttcgaaagttttattgaatatatgtaCGATAGTCCTTACGACTACTTATCGCGACGATATTTACGAGATGCAGAAAATCCGATGGAAatttatgatgaaaatgaatttcGAATAAGATTCCGCTTCACCAAAAATATTGTGGCAAGCTTTTTGTTACCCCTGCTCTTCCAAAATACTGGAGACAGCAAGCGTGGATTGCCGATTCCACCAGTGATCCAAATGCTAGCAGCCTTACGATTTTACGCAACTGGAAACTTTCAA ATTGTTTGCGGCGACTTGCACCAAATAAGTCAATCAGTCGTTTCAAAGATTGTGGCCAATGTATCGAAAGCTTTAGCTTTAAAAATAAGGCGCTTCATTAAATTTCCTGACGTCCCTGAGCAAGCTAATGTGAAGATTCAATTTCATCGTGTTGCTGGATTTCCTGGGGTTATTGGATGCATTGATTGTACCcatattccaataaaaaatccaAACCGACAAAACGGCGAAGTATTTCGCAATCGTAAAGGTTGGTTTTCAATTAATGTGCAAATAGTATGTGGCCCTCGGATGGAAATATATGATATCGTAGCACGCTGGCCTGGATCTGTCCATGACtctagaatatttaataatagcaGGTGTTATATGAGATTTGAAGAAGGGGAAATTGCAGGTTTACTGATTGGTGATAGTGGTTATGCACAGTCACCATACATGTATACACTAGTCCATAATCCTCAATCACAACctgaattcaaatataataggGCCCATATCAGTACTAGAAATATTATAGAAAGGTTTAATGGTGTATGGAAAAGAAAATTTGCATGTTTGAATAGAAAACTGCAAAATAATCTGGCAAATACATGTAATATTATAGTGGCATGTGCTGtgctatataatattagtattgagACCAATCAAGAAATGATTGAACCCTTAACCAATCTTGCTGTAGTTCCAGTACCTCACACTGGTGATACAGCACAAGGTAGTGTTATAAGGGCTGCATTTATAGCAAGACATTTTAGTTAA
- the LOC126979944 gene encoding plasmolipin-like, with product MAEAGFPGQHTTTTTVTSNTMVNTRLRFDPSYLKTMPGVLKVVQTVLCVVGVICIVSSRLSNPGRDGYFIWTTMLAFWFTAILLVFYLFHIVEKFYKIPWLKMEFVLTSAWTLLILVAAILAVTVSDDAHIAGAVFAFVVTVAYGIDAYIKLRGVQAGGLAQGTRVISTQTTEVTAATPRF from the exons ATGGCGGAAGCAGGGTTCCCTGGTCAGCACACAACCACTACAACAGTAACATCCAACACAATGGTGAACACTCGACTGAGATTTGATCCATCCTACTTGAAGACCATGCCTGGTGTGTTAAAAGTTGTACAAACA GTACTGTGTGTAGTTGGAGTTATATGTATCGTTAGTTCGAGGTTGTCTAACCCAGGCAGAGATGGCTACTTCATCTGGACAACAATGCTGGCGTTTTGGTTCACGGCTATCCTTCTCGTGTTCTACCTGTTCCACATTGTGGAGAAGTTCTACAAGATACCGTGGCTCAAAATGGAGTTCGTGCTCACGTCGGCATGGACGCTGCTCATCCTCGTAGCTGCGATCCTGGCCGTCACCGTGAGTGATGACGCGCACATAGCTGGTGCG GTTTTCGCCTTTGTAGTGACCGTTGCTTACGGTATTGACGCGTACATAAAGCTGCGTGGTGTACAAGCGGGCGGTCTGGCTCAGGGCACCCGCGTCATCTCCACACAGACCACCGAGGTGACAGCCGCTACGCCCAGATTCTAA